A region of the Agromyces sp. CF514 genome:
GGGCAGCTCGTCGTGTGAAGCCGCGTACACGACGTTGCCGAGCCCGGCGTCGGCCACGACGGTGGGGGAGGTGAGTGCGAGTACTTCGGCGAAGACCTCGAGCAGGGTCGCACCGACTTCGCGTGAGACCCCGAGTCCCGCGGTCGCGATGGTGTTCACGATGAGCACGCCACCGGGGGAGAGCAACCGGCCGAGGTCGTCGAAGAACTCCTCGGTCGAGAGGTGCTCGGGCGTGCGGCTGCCGCTGAAGAGGTCGGCGATGACGAGGTCGAACTCGGCACCGTGGCTCACAGCGCGTTCGACGGCCGTGCGGGCGTCGTCGAACTCGAACGTGATGGGCACGGCCGGGTCGACGGGAAGCGTGTCGAGCACGAACTCCAGAAGCGCTCGGTGCAGTTCGACCACGTGATGCACGGATGCCGGGCGCGTCGCGCCGAGGTACCTGGCAAGGGTCAGCGCGCCTGCGCCGAGGT
Encoded here:
- a CDS encoding spermidine synthase, which translates into the protein MQHREHVLDAPDLRAELLPGRGTNGGYSLVVDGVTQSHVNPADPRDLQLEYTRFVAAIADGCREQAEPVRVLHLGAGALTLARYLGATRPASVHHVVELHRALLEFVLDTLPVDPAVPITFEFDDARTAVERAVSHGAEFDLVIADLFSGSRTPEHLSTEEFFDDLGRLLSPGGVLIVNTIATAGLGVSREVGATLLEVFAEVLALTSPTVVADAGLGNVVYAASHDELPRRRIRRRIDQTHRRIELLEGAPLAAYVGQARTLRDDQADVQVQRD